One Brachybacterium kimchii genomic window carries:
- a CDS encoding Gfo/Idh/MocA family protein, which translates to MEDLRIGIIGYGARGGLSRHAHRPGEGSRVTVVADPSERGRQDARARYGDEVAYVASVDELLAEHEVDAVMVLAPDFAHAGIALQTLGAGIPTFTEKPMAIRVEDTDAMLQLAMEKRTRLFVGHNMRHMPVIRQLKAIVDSGRIGRVRAIWCRHFVGAGGDFYFKDWHAERERATSLLLQKGAHDIDVIHWLAGGYTRRVSGIGDLAVYGDITDRRDNSDRRMGDWYDTAIWPPTAQKDLNPTIDVEDISMLSMTLDNGVLASYEQCHFTPDYWRNYTVIGDAGRIENMGDGGGDQIHIWESRRSGPGHPDAVEVIDRGDGGHGGADPNLVGEFLRFVREGGATDVSVIAAREAVATGVFGAESIRHGGVPYDVPEVPAEVRAYFDGGQA; encoded by the coding sequence ATGGAGGACCTGCGGATCGGCATCATCGGCTACGGCGCCCGCGGCGGGCTCTCCCGCCATGCGCACAGGCCCGGGGAGGGGTCGCGGGTCACCGTCGTCGCCGATCCCTCGGAGCGGGGCCGCCAGGACGCCCGCGCGCGCTACGGCGACGAGGTCGCCTACGTCGCGTCCGTCGACGAGCTGCTGGCCGAGCACGAGGTCGATGCGGTGATGGTCCTGGCCCCCGACTTCGCCCATGCCGGGATCGCCCTGCAGACCCTCGGCGCCGGCATCCCCACCTTCACCGAGAAGCCGATGGCGATCCGCGTCGAGGACACCGACGCCATGCTGCAGCTCGCGATGGAGAAGCGCACCCGCCTCTTCGTCGGCCACAACATGCGCCACATGCCCGTGATCCGCCAGCTCAAGGCGATCGTCGACTCCGGGCGGATCGGGCGGGTGCGAGCCATCTGGTGCCGCCACTTCGTGGGCGCCGGCGGCGACTTCTACTTCAAGGACTGGCACGCCGAGCGGGAGCGGGCCACCAGCCTGCTGCTGCAGAAGGGCGCCCACGACATCGACGTCATCCACTGGCTCGCCGGCGGCTACACCCGCCGCGTCTCCGGCATCGGCGACCTCGCCGTCTACGGCGACATCACCGACCGACGGGACAACTCCGACCGCCGGATGGGGGACTGGTACGACACCGCGATCTGGCCCCCGACCGCGCAGAAGGACCTCAACCCCACGATCGACGTCGAGGACATCTCGATGCTCAGCATGACGCTCGACAACGGCGTGCTCGCCTCCTACGAGCAGTGCCACTTCACGCCCGACTACTGGCGGAACTACACGGTGATCGGCGACGCCGGCCGGATCGAGAACATGGGCGACGGCGGCGGCGACCAGATCCACATCTGGGAGTCCCGCAGGAGCGGCCCCGGCCACCCGGACGCCGTCGAGGTCATCGACCGCGGGGACGGCGGCCACGGCGGCGCCGACCCGAACCTGGTGGGCGAGTTCCTGCGCTTCGTGCGCGAGGGCGGCGCGACCGACGTCTCCGTGATCGCCGCGCGCGAGGCCGTCGCCACCGGCGTTTTCGGCGCGGAGTCCATCCGCCACGGCGGGGTTCCGTACGACGTGCCGGAGGTGCCCGCCGAGGTGCGCGCCTACTTCGACGGCGGCCAGGCCTGA
- a CDS encoding 1-phosphofructokinase family hexose kinase, whose product MILVLTPNPALDVTYEVADPVSVHGEQRVQRVRTIAGGKGVNVARVLAALGERSVLVGPVGGASGEELVGLLDGGDGSDARGAAPHRLVEQAWTRVAGATRRTVTVVDPEGATGFYEPGPLLSPDERDRVLAVAREHARGADVVVIGGSLAPGMTGEDVSALVAELRSTGLPVVVDTSGSALLDAARAGSSLLKPNLGEVRAATGIDDPIAACRSLIALGAGAVLCSLGADGMLAVTADAALRAQPPRTLSGNPTGAGDASVAAAARALARGVLLPDLLRSAVAVSASAVTRPVAGEIDRALAQDLCGAIAVEQVPSAPAVPSAPGSAAPVPPSHPLEQS is encoded by the coding sequence ATGATCCTGGTCCTCACCCCGAACCCCGCGCTCGACGTCACCTACGAGGTCGCCGATCCCGTCTCCGTGCACGGCGAGCAGCGCGTGCAGCGGGTGCGGACCATCGCCGGAGGGAAGGGCGTGAACGTCGCCCGCGTGCTCGCCGCGCTCGGCGAGCGCTCGGTGCTCGTCGGCCCCGTCGGCGGCGCCTCCGGCGAGGAGCTCGTGGGGCTGCTCGACGGGGGCGACGGGTCCGACGCGCGCGGCGCCGCCCCGCACAGGCTCGTCGAGCAGGCGTGGACCCGCGTCGCGGGGGCGACCCGCCGCACCGTGACCGTCGTCGACCCCGAGGGAGCGACCGGCTTCTACGAGCCCGGCCCGCTGCTCTCCCCCGACGAGCGCGACCGCGTCCTCGCGGTCGCCCGGGAGCACGCGCGGGGAGCCGACGTCGTCGTCATCGGCGGATCCCTCGCTCCGGGCATGACCGGCGAGGACGTGAGCGCCCTGGTCGCCGAGCTGCGCAGCACGGGACTGCCGGTCGTCGTCGACACCTCGGGGTCGGCCCTGCTGGACGCCGCACGCGCGGGCTCCTCGCTTCTCAAGCCGAACCTCGGCGAGGTGCGCGCGGCCACCGGCATCGACGACCCGATCGCCGCCTGCCGCTCGCTCATCGCGCTCGGCGCGGGCGCGGTGCTGTGCTCCCTCGGAGCCGACGGCATGCTCGCCGTCACCGCCGACGCCGCCCTCCGCGCGCAGCCGCCGCGCACTCTCAGCGGCAACCCGACGGGCGCGGGCGATGCCTCCGTCGCCGCCGCCGCCCGCGCCCTCGCCCGTGGCGTCCTGCTCCCCGACCTGCTGCGCAGCGCCGTCGCCGTGAGCGCGAGCGCCGTGACGCGGCCCGTCGCCGGCGAGATCGACCGGGCGCTCGCGCAGGACCTGTGCGGCGCGATCGCCGTCGAGCAGGTCCCGTCCGCACCGGCCGTGCCGTCGGCCCCGGGTTCCGCGGCCCCCGTGCCTCCCTCTCACCCCCTGGAGCAGTCATGA
- a CDS encoding ABC transporter permease, producing the protein MIQTMPAAAAEEEAIALQAQGGSSPSRSGEKSRRSRRGRTPRKPKDSFGVRLRRDWQMLVLMVPGALCLLLFFYIPILGNVIAFQDYQPYLKITEAPYMAMQNFIDLFDDSRFFLALKNTLILAVVQLVLFFPVPIVLALVVDSMVTPRLRRAFQSIVYLPHFLSWVLVIALFQQMLGGAGFINKFLLTHGMEAIPFMTNPSTFPLLIALENVWKDAGWGMIIFLAALASIDPSLYESAAADGAGRFRRTWHITLPGMRPVIVLLLILNLGSILTVGFEQFILQRDAVGADASEVLDTYAYYTGVIGGDWSMGAAAGLAKGVVGTILVLLANKFAHMLGEDGIYRGSAR; encoded by the coding sequence ATGATCCAGACGATGCCGGCCGCAGCCGCGGAGGAGGAGGCGATCGCCCTGCAGGCGCAGGGAGGGAGCAGCCCGAGCCGCAGCGGAGAGAAGAGCCGTCGCAGCAGGAGGGGTCGCACTCCGCGGAAGCCCAAGGACTCGTTCGGGGTGCGCCTGCGCCGCGACTGGCAGATGCTCGTCCTGATGGTCCCCGGGGCACTGTGCCTGCTGCTGTTCTTCTACATCCCGATCCTCGGCAACGTGATCGCCTTCCAGGATTACCAGCCCTACCTCAAGATCACCGAGGCGCCGTACATGGCGATGCAGAACTTCATCGACCTGTTCGACGACAGCCGCTTCTTCCTCGCCCTGAAGAACACGCTGATCCTCGCGGTCGTCCAGCTCGTGCTCTTCTTCCCGGTGCCGATCGTCCTCGCCCTCGTCGTCGACTCGATGGTCACCCCGCGCCTGCGCAGGGCCTTCCAGTCGATCGTCTACCTCCCCCACTTCCTCTCGTGGGTGCTGGTGATCGCCCTGTTCCAGCAGATGCTGGGCGGCGCGGGCTTCATCAACAAGTTCCTGCTCACCCACGGCATGGAGGCGATCCCCTTCATGACCAACCCCAGTACGTTCCCGCTGCTCATCGCCCTCGAGAACGTCTGGAAGGACGCCGGCTGGGGAATGATCATCTTCCTCGCGGCGCTCGCGAGCATCGATCCCTCGCTCTACGAGTCGGCCGCGGCCGACGGCGCCGGCCGGTTCCGCCGGACCTGGCACATCACGCTGCCGGGCATGCGCCCCGTGATCGTGCTGCTGCTGATCCTGAACCTGGGCTCGATCCTCACCGTCGGCTTCGAGCAGTTCATCCTCCAGCGCGACGCCGTGGGGGCCGACGCCTCGGAGGTCCTGGACACGTACGCCTACTACACGGGCGTGATCGGCGGCGACTGGTCGATGGGCGCGGCCGCCGGACTCGCGAAGGGCGTGGTCGGCACGATCCTCGTCCTGCTGGCCAACAAGTTCGCCCACATGCTCGGCGAGGACGGCATCTACCGAGGGAGCGCACGATGA
- a CDS encoding amidohydrolase family protein has protein sequence MTTNASTARSGALADGAIDTHAHVYPAAYLDLLEECGADPSTTAIARNLGADSSDADLSERLRWMDAAQVGVQVLAVTPQSPSLPDPSASAVAARWINDEYDRIRRAHPDRFLLYGALPLPHVEASLRELERIAGEEGVVGISLPAVLPDGASPADAAFEEVWAALDALGTVVNIHATGSGARSPLITDWGLDWVNGAPVEDAIATLQLMKAGIPQRFTRLTLHIAHLAGDLPFLVRRLEDNYEDWNAFPASPSTTLASLMVDAANFSEPSLRVTAEVLGASRIMVGSDHPYFQREKYVRAVDYVRSAQLDDEAITGILRGNAERLYGGRI, from the coding sequence ATGACCACGAACGCATCGACCGCGCGATCGGGTGCGCTCGCCGACGGAGCGATCGACACGCATGCGCACGTCTACCCGGCCGCCTACCTCGATCTGCTCGAGGAGTGCGGGGCCGATCCCTCGACGACGGCCATCGCCCGGAACCTGGGCGCCGACTCCAGCGACGCGGACCTGTCCGAACGGCTGCGCTGGATGGATGCCGCCCAGGTCGGCGTCCAGGTCCTCGCCGTCACGCCCCAGAGCCCGTCGCTCCCCGACCCCTCGGCCTCCGCGGTCGCGGCCCGCTGGATCAACGACGAGTACGACAGGATCCGGCGTGCTCACCCGGATCGGTTCCTGCTGTACGGCGCGCTGCCCCTGCCGCACGTGGAGGCGTCGCTGCGCGAGCTCGAGCGGATCGCCGGCGAGGAAGGGGTCGTCGGCATCTCCCTGCCGGCGGTGCTGCCCGACGGCGCCTCTCCGGCCGACGCAGCCTTCGAGGAGGTGTGGGCCGCTCTCGACGCGCTCGGGACCGTGGTGAACATTCATGCGACCGGGAGCGGGGCTCGATCCCCGCTGATCACGGATTGGGGCCTGGACTGGGTGAACGGGGCACCCGTCGAGGATGCCATCGCCACCCTTCAGCTGATGAAGGCGGGGATCCCGCAGCGGTTCACTCGTCTCACCCTGCACATCGCCCACCTGGCCGGCGATCTCCCGTTCCTGGTCCGGCGGCTCGAGGACAACTACGAGGACTGGAACGCGTTCCCGGCCTCGCCGTCGACGACGCTCGCCTCCCTGATGGTGGATGCGGCGAACTTCTCCGAGCCGTCGCTGCGGGTGACCGCAGAGGTCCTGGGCGCCTCGCGGATCATGGTCGGTTCGGACCACCCGTACTTCCAGCGCGAGAAGTATGTGCGCGCGGTCGATTACGTGCGCTCCGCGCAGCTCGACGACGAGGCGATCACCGGGATCCTGCGCGGCAACGCCGAGCGCCTGTACGGCGGGAGGATCTGA
- a CDS encoding carbohydrate ABC transporter permease, with protein MRDDRSLHERIWSRALGRSERAAWMEKPSPGLSILKGLLIAVVTISIVVPMLVVVSTSFASSDQIRDAGGYVLFPTDPTLEAYRTIFKSPLVFRAIGVSAFITLVGTLLALFVTITMAYALSRPVLFGKPMLMAIIVTLFFSPGLIPMYLMVKELHLLDTIWSLILPGLFAGFNFIVMRSFFMGIPKELLESAKIDGASDFTILLRIVLPLSKAVIAVIGLFYAVGFWNSFFNALLYINDQSLWPIQMILRSYVIQGSSMTADTLGVSQAPPPQSIKMGVVVVALAPIVVVYPFLQKYFSKGVITGAIKG; from the coding sequence ATGAGGGACGACCGTTCCCTGCACGAGCGCATCTGGTCTCGCGCCCTCGGCCGCAGCGAGCGCGCCGCATGGATGGAGAAGCCCTCTCCCGGCCTGTCGATCCTCAAGGGCCTCCTGATCGCGGTGGTCACGATCTCGATCGTGGTGCCGATGCTCGTGGTCGTCTCGACCTCCTTCGCCTCGAGCGACCAGATCCGCGACGCGGGCGGGTACGTCCTGTTCCCGACCGACCCGACGCTCGAGGCCTACCGCACGATCTTCAAGAGCCCGCTGGTCTTTCGCGCGATCGGCGTGAGCGCGTTCATCACCCTCGTGGGGACGCTGCTCGCGCTGTTCGTGACGATCACGATGGCCTACGCGCTCAGCCGCCCGGTGCTCTTCGGCAAGCCGATGCTCATGGCGATCATCGTGACCCTGTTCTTCAGCCCCGGCCTGATCCCGATGTACCTGATGGTCAAGGAGCTGCACCTGCTGGACACGATCTGGTCGCTGATCCTGCCGGGCCTGTTCGCGGGCTTCAACTTCATCGTCATGCGCTCGTTCTTCATGGGCATCCCGAAGGAGCTGCTCGAGTCGGCCAAGATCGACGGCGCCAGCGATTTCACGATCCTGCTGCGGATCGTGCTGCCCCTGTCCAAAGCGGTCATCGCCGTGATCGGCCTGTTCTACGCGGTGGGGTTCTGGAACTCGTTCTTCAACGCCCTGCTGTACATCAACGACCAGTCGCTCTGGCCCATCCAGATGATCCTGCGCAGCTACGTCATCCAGGGCTCCTCGATGACCGCGGACACCCTCGGCGTCTCGCAGGCGCCGCCTCCGCAGTCGATCAAGATGGGCGTCGTCGTCGTGGCCCTCGCGCCCATCGTGGTCGTCTACCCGTTCCTCCAGAAGTACTTCTCCAAGGGCGTCATCACCGGCGCCATCAAGGGCTGA
- a CDS encoding sugar ABC transporter substrate-binding protein has product MSFEIGRRQLLAAGGAAAVAIGAGACTASSSRSGGAKKSAEVELPTYKALEGLTPDLKGDEKGLHNVFLKAPQKLLRTTEKKPITSGTISALTQTFATPPPPMKSNPFWKNLNSELGGTLKMQVVIDSYPDKFATILASGELPDLMWVPPNQGIPNVGPMLESQFTDLTEYLSGDAVLEWKNLAALTPSSWRTAVVNGKIWGAPIPSTPFGQVYLGNPEVWKEVDGFQSNDADEFLEKCKDVSIKGKRWALEPFLPNAFHMFGEWFGVPTGYRVNEDRTLTASYQTDEYLETLEYAQKVFKAGVFYPDLNLAESSQYFANGTIGAIVSVGPRGASEYRHYNKDLLADILIPFAADADRTQVYDMGYGTVGFTPLKKTDDEKKIRELLDLINYLSAPFGTEEYMTVNWGREGQEYEVEDGNYVLTEDGETNVPGLQSALEIMAAGEGVIYNPIADDSEYIYKQEKKLLEHASQSPIKGLYSDTASSKGTELSTRLNDVRDDVIQGRKTIDDFTKALKAWEDGGGKKILEEYAEVLPADVPVTKDPKKK; this is encoded by the coding sequence ATGAGCTTCGAGATCGGACGTCGTCAGCTCCTCGCCGCAGGAGGCGCCGCCGCCGTCGCCATCGGCGCGGGCGCCTGCACCGCGAGCTCCAGCCGGTCCGGCGGTGCGAAGAAGTCGGCCGAGGTCGAGCTTCCGACCTACAAGGCGCTCGAGGGCCTCACCCCGGATCTGAAGGGCGACGAGAAGGGCCTGCACAACGTCTTCCTCAAGGCGCCCCAGAAGCTCCTGAGGACCACCGAGAAGAAGCCGATCACCTCGGGCACGATCTCGGCGCTCACGCAGACCTTCGCGACGCCCCCGCCGCCGATGAAGTCCAACCCGTTCTGGAAGAACCTGAACTCGGAGCTGGGCGGGACCCTCAAGATGCAGGTCGTCATCGACTCCTACCCGGACAAGTTCGCGACGATCCTCGCCTCCGGCGAACTTCCCGACCTCATGTGGGTCCCACCGAATCAGGGCATCCCGAACGTGGGCCCGATGCTCGAGTCCCAGTTCACCGACCTCACGGAGTACCTCTCGGGCGATGCCGTCCTCGAGTGGAAGAACCTCGCGGCGCTCACCCCGAGCTCGTGGCGCACCGCCGTGGTCAACGGCAAGATCTGGGGCGCCCCGATCCCCTCGACCCCGTTCGGCCAGGTCTACCTGGGCAACCCCGAGGTGTGGAAGGAGGTCGACGGCTTCCAGTCGAACGACGCCGACGAGTTCCTCGAGAAGTGCAAGGACGTGTCGATCAAGGGCAAGCGCTGGGCGCTCGAGCCTTTCCTGCCCAACGCCTTCCACATGTTCGGCGAATGGTTCGGGGTGCCCACGGGCTACCGCGTGAACGAGGACCGCACTCTCACCGCCTCGTACCAGACCGACGAGTACCTCGAGACCCTGGAGTACGCGCAGAAGGTCTTCAAGGCCGGCGTGTTCTACCCGGACCTGAACCTCGCCGAGTCCTCGCAGTACTTCGCCAACGGCACCATCGGCGCGATCGTGTCCGTCGGCCCCCGCGGCGCGTCCGAGTACCGCCACTACAACAAGGACCTGCTCGCCGACATCCTCATCCCGTTCGCCGCGGACGCGGACCGCACCCAGGTCTACGACATGGGCTACGGGACCGTGGGCTTCACGCCGCTGAAGAAGACCGACGACGAGAAGAAGATCCGGGAGCTGCTGGATCTCATCAACTACCTCTCGGCTCCCTTCGGCACCGAGGAGTACATGACGGTCAACTGGGGCCGTGAGGGCCAGGAGTACGAGGTCGAGGACGGCAACTACGTGCTCACCGAGGACGGCGAGACGAACGTGCCCGGCCTCCAGAGCGCACTGGAGATCATGGCCGCCGGCGAGGGCGTCATCTACAACCCGATCGCCGACGACTCCGAGTACATCTACAAGCAGGAGAAGAAGCTGCTCGAGCATGCCTCGCAGTCCCCGATCAAGGGGCTGTACTCGGACACCGCCTCCTCCAAGGGCACGGAGCTCAGCACTCGCCTGAACGACGTGCGCGACGACGTCATCCAGGGCCGCAAGACCATCGACGACTTCACCAAGGCGCTCAAGGCCTGGGAGGACGGCGGCGGCAAGAAGATCCTCGAGGAGTACGCGGAGGTGCTGCCCGCGGACGTCCCGGTGACCAAGGACCCGAAGAAGAAGTGA
- a CDS encoding FAD-dependent monooxygenase, translating into MSPQNPSRPYDVLVVGAGPTGLMAGLVAHRRGLRTLVIDAKDGPTRESRALVVQARSLEILDQLGLSGPVLAADALATGIQIGDAASPVRLDITSLQEGWTPFPGVHIFEQSRTEHLLSTALEEEGCPVRYGHELRSFLVGAPDAPDGVEAIVDGPTGPQRIRARWLIGADGASSPVRHQLGLAFEGVTDDATFCVADLRGVEGVPESALSARFGERRFAVLFPMGSDGHARLIWLHGAAHPTAQEALAGAQEDLGITFAHLDWFSSYRVHHRVAERFRVGPVLLAGDAAHVHSPVGGQGMNTGLQDAHGLAHLLADIAAGHLAPRAIEHFEAERRPVALTLIRATDSAFGVIARTGPVHAFARRRLRDLAGALAPRLLASSQGPRIAGWLGQYRIRYRPVAKGVPLPRWARDRIVGVRLAPTPHNAEHLRAMGWRLLVHGARAERPPAVPDWIEGPFTLPADPTGSARPDRLLLVRPDGFVAAAWPLHAGASADADVREALAALGVVG; encoded by the coding sequence ATGTCACCGCAGAACCCCAGTCGCCCGTACGACGTCCTCGTCGTCGGCGCCGGCCCGACCGGCCTGATGGCGGGCCTCGTCGCCCACCGGCGCGGACTGCGCACCCTCGTGATCGACGCGAAGGACGGCCCCACGCGGGAGTCGCGAGCGCTCGTCGTGCAGGCGCGCAGCCTCGAGATCCTCGACCAGCTCGGACTCTCCGGGCCCGTGCTCGCCGCCGACGCCCTCGCCACCGGCATCCAGATCGGCGACGCGGCCTCACCCGTGCGCCTCGACATCACGTCCCTGCAGGAGGGATGGACGCCGTTCCCCGGCGTCCACATCTTCGAGCAGTCCCGCACCGAGCACCTGCTCTCCACAGCGCTCGAGGAGGAGGGGTGCCCGGTCCGGTACGGGCACGAACTGCGCTCGTTCCTCGTCGGCGCTCCCGACGCACCCGACGGCGTCGAGGCGATCGTGGACGGGCCGACGGGGCCGCAGCGCATCCGTGCGCGCTGGCTGATCGGGGCCGACGGAGCGAGCTCGCCCGTGCGCCATCAGCTGGGCCTCGCCTTCGAGGGCGTCACGGACGACGCGACCTTCTGCGTCGCGGACCTGCGCGGCGTGGAGGGGGTGCCCGAGTCGGCGCTCTCGGCGCGCTTCGGCGAGCGCCGCTTCGCGGTGCTCTTCCCCATGGGCTCGGACGGCCACGCCCGTCTGATCTGGCTGCACGGCGCGGCGCACCCCACCGCACAGGAGGCGCTGGCGGGGGCACAGGAGGACCTGGGGATCACGTTCGCGCACCTGGACTGGTTCTCCTCCTACCGCGTGCACCATCGCGTGGCCGAGCGCTTCCGGGTCGGCCCCGTGCTGCTGGCGGGGGACGCCGCGCATGTGCACTCGCCCGTCGGCGGTCAGGGCATGAACACCGGACTGCAGGACGCCCACGGCCTCGCCCACCTGCTCGCGGACATCGCCGCGGGGCATCTGGCGCCGCGCGCGATCGAGCACTTCGAGGCCGAGCGCCGCCCCGTCGCGCTCACCCTCATCCGCGCGACGGACAGCGCGTTCGGGGTCATCGCACGCACCGGCCCGGTGCACGCCTTCGCGCGGCGGAGGCTGCGGGACCTCGCCGGAGCGCTCGCGCCGCGCCTTCTCGCCTCCTCGCAGGGCCCGCGCATCGCGGGATGGCTCGGCCAGTACCGCATCCGCTACCGCCCGGTGGCGAAGGGCGTCCCCCTCCCCCGCTGGGCGCGCGACCGGATCGTCGGCGTGCGCCTGGCACCGACACCCCACAACGCCGAGCACCTGCGCGCGATGGGCTGGCGGCTGCTTGTCCACGGCGCCCGCGCCGAGCGTCCGCCCGCCGTGCCGGACTGGATCGAGGGCCCCTTCACGCTCCCGGCCGATCCCACGGGCAGCGCCCGACCCGACCGGCTGCTGCTGGTGCGGCCCGACGGGTTCGTCGCGGCCGCCTGGCCGCTGCACGCCGGGGCGAGCGCGGACGCCGACGTTCGCGAGGCCCTCGCCGCCCTCGGCGTGGTCGGGTGA
- a CDS encoding ROK family protein — protein sequence MPPAPARPAIGVDVGGTRTKIGAVAPDGALTVPYSLPTPHEPAELAAMIAEQAARLRGLAHLDADAPVGVAVPGIIDEEREVVELAVNLGWKEVALGQLLRERLDAPLALAHDVRAGGMAEAAWGAGRLFPQLPAAGGAGAPPLADLIFVPIGTGIAAAVVHDGAVFGDRFTGEIGQVRVEEPFTGRTMRLEEVASASAIGRRFAEQIDPDAHSLVTTDGGRPAARAVVDRARAGDADAEKILFSALDTLGQALATIISSVGTLPVVIGGGLAEGGPIVLDTLEASISGRLGVVPTPPVLPSSLGMWAGCQGAGLAGMVRAS from the coding sequence ATGCCCCCTGCCCCGGCGCGCCCCGCGATCGGGGTCGACGTCGGCGGCACCCGCACGAAGATCGGTGCGGTCGCGCCCGACGGCGCCCTCACCGTCCCCTATTCGCTGCCCACGCCGCACGAGCCGGCCGAGCTGGCCGCGATGATCGCCGAGCAGGCGGCGCGGCTGCGCGGGCTGGCCCACCTCGATGCCGACGCCCCCGTGGGCGTCGCGGTGCCGGGGATCATCGACGAGGAGCGCGAGGTCGTCGAGCTCGCCGTCAACCTCGGCTGGAAGGAGGTCGCGCTCGGGCAGCTGCTGCGCGAGCGCCTCGACGCGCCGCTCGCCCTCGCGCACGACGTGCGGGCGGGCGGGATGGCCGAGGCGGCCTGGGGCGCGGGACGCCTGTTCCCCCAGCTCCCCGCCGCGGGCGGCGCGGGCGCCCCGCCGCTCGCCGACCTCATCTTCGTCCCCATCGGCACCGGGATCGCCGCGGCCGTGGTGCACGACGGCGCCGTCTTCGGCGACCGCTTCACCGGCGAGATCGGACAGGTGCGCGTCGAGGAGCCGTTCACGGGGCGGACGATGCGCCTCGAGGAGGTCGCCTCGGCCTCCGCCATCGGCCGCCGCTTCGCCGAGCAGATCGACCCCGACGCCCACTCCCTCGTCACCACCGACGGCGGGCGCCCCGCCGCCCGCGCCGTCGTGGATCGCGCCCGTGCGGGCGACGCGGACGCCGAGAAGATCCTGTTCAGCGCCCTGGACACCCTGGGTCAGGCGCTCGCGACGATCATCTCGAGCGTGGGCACGCTGCCCGTCGTCATCGGCGGCGGTCTGGCCGAAGGGGGGCCGATCGTGCTGGACACCCTCGAGGCGTCGATCTCCGGACGCCTGGGCGTGGTGCCCACTCCCCCGGTGCTCCCCTCGTCGCTGGGCATGTGGGCCGGCTGCCAGGGCGCCGGGCTGGCGGGGATGGTGCGCGCGTCATGA
- a CDS encoding class II fructose-bisphosphate aldolase produces MTLSALAPLAEQARAAHRGLAAFNVVHLENAEAFAAAAETTGLPIVMQISQNAATYHGALAPIALATLDIGRRCTQDVVVHLDHADDLDLVDEALELGFTSIMYDGSKLPDAENRARTREVAAKTHARGVSVEAELGEVGGKDGVHDPSARTDPGDAAQFVADTGVDLLAVAVGSSHAMTTRDASLDLDLIRAIADRVEVPLVLHGSSGVSDQGIRDAVAAGMTKINVSTHLNKVTTAAVREILTAAAPPADTRRWFGPGRDAGRDEAARLLEVINGRQAVHGRN; encoded by the coding sequence ATGACCCTCAGCGCCCTCGCGCCGCTGGCCGAGCAGGCCCGCGCCGCCCACCGCGGCCTCGCCGCCTTCAACGTCGTCCACCTCGAGAACGCCGAGGCCTTCGCCGCCGCAGCGGAGACGACCGGCCTGCCGATCGTCATGCAGATCAGCCAGAACGCCGCGACGTACCACGGCGCACTCGCTCCGATCGCGCTCGCGACCCTCGACATCGGCCGGCGCTGCACCCAGGACGTCGTCGTCCACCTCGACCACGCCGACGACCTCGACCTCGTGGACGAGGCGCTCGAGCTGGGCTTCACCTCGATCATGTACGACGGCTCGAAGCTGCCCGACGCAGAGAACCGTGCCCGCACCCGGGAGGTCGCCGCGAAGACGCACGCGCGCGGCGTGAGCGTCGAGGCCGAGCTCGGCGAGGTGGGCGGCAAGGACGGCGTGCACGACCCCTCGGCCCGCACGGACCCGGGCGACGCCGCGCAGTTCGTCGCGGACACGGGGGTGGACCTGCTCGCCGTCGCCGTCGGCTCCTCGCACGCGATGACCACCCGCGACGCGTCCCTGGATCTCGACCTCATCCGCGCGATCGCCGACCGGGTCGAGGTGCCGCTCGTGCTGCACGGCTCCTCGGGTGTGAGCGACCAGGGGATCCGCGACGCGGTCGCCGCCGGGATGACCAAGATCAACGTCTCCACGCACCTGAACAAGGTCACCACCGCCGCCGTCCGCGAGATCCTCACGGCCGCGGCGCCGCCGGCTGACACCCGCCGCTGGTTCGGGCCCGGCCGCGACGCCGGCCGCGACGAGGCCGCGCGCCTGCTCGAGGTGATCAACGGGCGGCAGGCCGTGCACGGGCGGAACTAG